A genomic segment from Diospyros lotus cultivar Yz01 chromosome 5, ASM1463336v1, whole genome shotgun sequence encodes:
- the LOC127801315 gene encoding BON1-associated protein 2 translates to MANSRVLEVTIISGEGLPAKKNAFVVVRADPWTSTSTKVDSDGGSYPQWNEKLAVDLPARSQFLMVEVQCKTYSGNKVVGTARIPVSDFTGEYFPANYLHLLSYRLRDSSGVRSGIINLSVRMKVPENALAAAATSCGAASSYSRPWTGYPVAEKSGGVVIGVPAWSRY, encoded by the coding sequence ATGGCAAATTCTCGAGTTTTAGAAGTCACGATCATCTCCGGCGAAGGCCTGCCGGCAAAGAAGAACGCGTTCGTCGTGGTCAGGGCTGATCCCTGGACCTCCACGTCTACGAAAGTGGATTCCGACGGCGGAAGCTACCCTCAATGGAACGAGAAGCTCGCAGTGGACTTGCCGGCGCGTTCACAGTTTCTGATGGTGGAGGTGCAATGCAAGACCTATTCAGGGAACAAAGTTGTCGGTACGGCGAGAATCCCGGTCTCGGACTTCACGGGGGAGTACTTCCCGGCGAACTACTTACATTTGTTGAGCTATCGGTTGAGGGACAGCAGTGGCGTGCGTAGCGGGATAATCAATCTTTCGGTGAGAATGAAGGTACCGGAGAATGCATTGGCCGCAGCCGCCACGTCGTGCGGCGCCGCCTCCTCGTACTCACGGCCGTGGACGGGGTATCCGGTGGCGGAGAAGTCTGGCGGTGTAGTCATCGGAGTTCCGGCGTGGAGTAGATATTGA
- the LOC127802115 gene encoding LOW QUALITY PROTEIN: uncharacterized protein LOC127802115 (The sequence of the model RefSeq protein was modified relative to this genomic sequence to represent the inferred CDS: inserted 1 base in 1 codon) yields MSGRRGRPPTRARGNRAILAPGPDPIPEPAPVPNPTPPPASPTPTDSVAELRQEVSELRGTMASMLRHFEEFMAHQGRPGQVPPVAGNEPILQENVSSQTSNPVQQEVEPQGMDGNAGSQLVRNFMALRPSEFRGGNDVLVAEEWLMAIEKHLRTIGCTDAQKVRSQKTYEFIELTQGNMSVAQYEEEFTSLARFAPELVDTDEKKATKFLRGLRVEIRFQLAGAQFTDYSTLVHRAYIIEREMSELRAALTATRGSGSAQGQGNDRKRKGAPGLSRGTPDIPPCKTCGKRHRDPCRYDRGVICYTCGQAGHVQRDCPQGSGRAGNQEVTCFKCGRKGHKANVCSVPPQRGGQRPGYQSDRSGQRQSVPRLQGMAPSLALPSGQSTADADRPHIQGGVFALTTAEAEQGKDTMQGILSLYDIDVCVLFDTGSTHSFVAPRVVCHIPISSTLLPYYLIVTTPGDTKMVGSEVYRDCKIMVHDKEFSRNLVVLDIKDFDLMDWLSQHYAKVDCRHKVIHFELPHQPIVVYRGIKPMSSTPLISVMKAEKLMRHGCEAYLALVTIGNEDKMELPDISVVCEFPDVFLEELPGLPPSREVEFSIDLVPGTQPVSRALYRMAPNELKELKVQLEELIEKGFIRPSASSWGAPVLFVRKKDGSMRLCIDYRQLNQVTLKNKYPLPRVDDLLDQLRGASVFSKIDLRSGYHQVRVREEDVKKTTFRIRYGHYEFVVMPFGLTNAPAVFMDLMNRVFREYLDSFVIVFIDDILIYSSSLEDHETHLRLALQRLRERQLYAKFSKCDFWQRQVGFLGHVVSGEGISVDPEKVKAVIEWPQPTTVTGIKSFLGLAGYYRRFIEGFSRLSSPMTKLTRKEVKYEWNEACERSFEELKKRLTSAPVLAIPRSGETFSIFSDASHSGLGCVLMQDGRVKAYASRQLKKHEVNYPTHDLELAAVVFALKIWRHYLYGEKVEIYTDHKSLKYLFSQKELNMRQRRWMELXQDYDCEILYHPGKANVVADALSRRGAYMAAMKTQEWMLLSQMGELSISGPEERPTGYCSYLRVQPNVMEQIRVQQSHDSRYTIHPGTTKMYQNLRRQFWWDGLKRDVAIYVSQCAVCQQVKAEHQKPAGLLRSLPIPEWKWDNISMDFVSGLLRTAKGCDAIWVIVDRLTKSDHFLPIKKTYRLNHLAKLYVEEVVRLHGVPSSIVMKVAQDRQKSYADKRRRDLEFSARDHVWLRVMPIKGVRRFGVSGKLSPRYIGPFEILERVGPLAYRLALPPQLAGVHNVFHVSMLRKYVPNPQHIIDYQTIEVKEDVTYEEKPVSILERKEKVLRNRSIPFVKIQWQRHSLDEATWEREEEMRRRFPQLFE; encoded by the exons ATGAGTGGACGTCGAGGAAGGCCGCCGACACGCGCCCGAGGCAATCGGGCAATTCTTGCTCCAGGTCCTGATCCCATTCCGGAGCCTGCACCTGTACCTAACCCTACACCACCCCCAGCATCGCCTACTCCTACAGATTCAGTGGCAGAGTTGCGCCAAGAGGTTAGTGAGTTGAGGGGCACGATGGCTTCCATGTTGAGGCATTTCGAGGAATTCATGGCCCATCAAGGCAGGCCAGGACAGGTGCCGCCGGTAGCAGGGAATGAGCCAATCTTACAAGAAAATGTTAGTAGTCAGACGTCGAACCCAGTGCAGCAGGAGGTCGAGCCTCAGGGTATGGATGGTAATGCTGGCAGTCAGTTGGTGAGGAACTTCATGGCACTCAGGCCATCAGAATTCAGAGGGGGAAACGACGTTCTGGTTGCAGAAGAGTGGCTGATGGCAATAGAGAAACATCTGCGGACCATAGGATGCACTGATGCACAGAAG GTTCGTAGCCAGAAGACATACGAGTTCATCGAGTTGACCCAGGGCAACATGTCAGTGGCTCAGTATGAGGAGGAGTTCACCTCCCTAGCACGCTTTGCCCCCGAGTTAGTAGACACTGATGAGAAGAAAGCGACCAAGTTCTTGAGAGGGTTGCGAGTGGAGATTCGATTTCAGCTGGCAGGTGCGCAGTTCACTGACTATTCTACACTGGTACATCGGGCATACAtcattgagagagagatgagtGAGCTGAGAGCAGCCCTGACAGCTACTAGGGGGTCAGGCTCAGCCCAGGGACAGGGCAATGACAGGAAGAGGAAGGGTGCACCAGGGCTTTCGAGAGGCACGCCAGACATCCCCCCATGCAAGACATGTGGAAAGAGGCATCGTGACCCATGCCGCTATGACAGAGGGGTGATATGTTACACTTGTGGTCAGGCGGGGCACGTACAGAGGGACTGCCCTCAGGGGTCAGGTAGAGCAGGCAACCAGGAGGTGACATGTTTTAAATGTGGGCGCAAGGGCCATAAGGCCAACGTTTGTTCAGTGCCACCCCAGCGAGGAGGCCAAAGGCCGGGGTATCAGAGTGATAGATCTGGGCAGAGGCAGTCAGTGCCTAGACTTCAGGGGATGGCACCATCATTGGCACTACCATCAGGACAGAGCACCGCAGATGCTGATAGACCCCACATCCAGGGGGGAGTGTTCGCCTTGACTACAGCTGAAGCAGAGCAAGGGAAAGACACAATGCAAGGTATCTTATCCTTATATGATATTgatgtttgtgttttatttgatacGGGATCCACACACTCTTTTGTTGCACCTCGGGTGGTATGTCATATTCCAATTTCCAGTACATTGTTACCATATTATTTGATTGTGACTACTCCGGGAGATACAAAAATGGTGGGTAGTGAGGTGTATAGGGATTGTAAAATCATGGTGCACGATAAGGAGTTTTCGAGGAATTTGGTGGTGCTAGACATAAAAGATTTTGATCTCATGGACTGGCTATCCCAACACTATGCTAAGGTTGATTGTCGGCACAAggtaattcattttgagttgccTCATCAGCCAATTGTTGTGTATagaggcattaaaccaatgagcTCCACACCTTTGATTTCGGTGATGAAGGCGGAGAAATTAATGCGACATGGTTGCGAGGCATATTTGGCTTTAGTGACGATTGGTAATGAGGACAAGATGGAATTGCCAGATATTTCGGTGGTCTGTGAATTTCCCGATGTATTTCTTGAAGAGTTGCCAGGATTGCCGCCATCGAGGGAGGTTGAGTTCTCTATTGACTTAGTACCAGGTACGCAGCCAGTTTCTAGGGCTCTTTACAGGATGGCtccaaatgaattgaaagagcTAAAGGTGCAGTTGGAGGAATTGATTGAGAAGGGATTCATCCGCCCGAGTGCCTCATCTTGGGGTGCTCCAGTTTTATTCgtgaggaagaaggatggatccatgagattatgcattgactaccggcagttgaatcaggtgacgttgaagaacaagtatcccctCCCCCGTGTTGATGACTTGTTGGACCAGTTACGTGGAGCATCCGTCTTTTCGAAGATTGACTTGAGGTCTGGATACCATCAGGTGAGGGTCAGAGAAGAAGATGTAAAGAAGACTACTTTTCGCATTAGGTACGGccattacgagtttgtggtcatgccatttgggttgactaaTGCCCCGGcagtcttcatggatttgatgaacaggGTGTTTAGAGAGTATTTGGATAGCTTTGTTATAGTGTTCATTGATGACATACTCATCTACTCGTCGAGTTTGGAGGACCATGAGACCCACCTTAGGCTGGCATTGCAGAGGCTGAGGGAGAggcagttgtatgccaagttcagtaagtgtgatttttggcagcgacaggttggctTCTTGGGACACGTAGTATCTGGTGAGGGTATTTCAGTAGACCCTGAAAAAGTGAAGGCAGTGATTGAGTGGCCACAACCAACTACAGTAACCGGCATCAAGAGCTTTTTGGGGCTAGCAGGTTACTACAGAAGATTCATTGAGGGTTTCTCTAGGCTTTCCTCTCCTATGACAAAGTTGACTCGGAAGGAAGTCAAGTACGAATGGAACGAGGCTTGTGAGCGTagctttgaggagttgaagaagAGGCTAACCTCAGCACCGGTATTGGCTATTCCTAGGAGTGGAGAGACATTTTCCATCTTCAGTGATGCGTCACACTCAGGTCTCggatgtgtattgatgcaggatGGACGAGTGAAAGCCTATGCCtcgagacaattgaagaaacatgaggtgaactaccctacccATGACTTGGAGTTAGCGGCAGTAGTGTTTGCTctcaagatttggaggcattacctctatggagagaaggtggagatttatactgaccataaaagtttaaagtaccttttctcccagaaggagttgaacatgaggcaacgtAGGTGGATGGAGC TGCAGGACTATGATTGTGAGATCTTGTACCATCCGGGGAAGGCCAACGTGGTGGCCGACGCATTGAGTCGCCGAGGGGCTTATATGGCGGCTATGAAGACCCAGGAATGGATGCTTTTGAGTCAGATGGGGGAGTTATCTATCTCTGGACCCGAAGAGAGACCTACGGGGTATTGTTCGTACCTAAGGGTACAACCTAATGTGATGGAACAGATTAGGGTGCAACAATCACACGAT TCCCGCTATACGATTCACCCCGGcacgacgaagatgtatcagaatCTACGGAGgcagttttggtgggatggtcTGAAGAGAGATGTGGCAATATATGTATCCCAGTGTGCagtgtgccagcaggttaaggcAGAACATCAAAAACCAGCAGGTCTCCTACGGTCGTTGcccattccagagtggaagtgggataacatATCCATGGACTTCGTGTCAGGGCTACTAAGGACAGCGAAGGGGTgcgatgctatttgggtgatagtaGACCGTTTGACGAAATCAGACCATTTCCTACcgattaagaagacttaccgTTTGAACCACCTTGCGAAGTTATATGTGGAGGAAGTGGTGAGATTACATGGAGTTCCCTCTAGTATCGT AATGAAGGTCGCACAGGACCGTCAAAAGAGCTATGCGGATAAAAGACGTCGAGACTTGGAGTTCTCAGCTAGGGACCACGTATGGCTGAGAGTGATGCCCATAAAGGGCGTACGCAGATTTGGGGTGtcggggaagcttagtcctcgcTATATTGGACCGTTTGAAATCTTGGAACGAGTTGGCCCTTTGGCCTATAGGTTGGCCTTGCCACCACAGTTAGCTGGCGTTCAtaatgtcttccatgtgtccaTGTTAAGGAAGTACGTGCCAAATCCCCAGCATATCATCGACTATCAGACTATAGAAGTCAAGGAGGATGTCACATACGAGGAGAAACCTGTTAGTATTTtggagaggaaagagaaagtgcTACGAAATCGATCGATTCCATTTGTTAAAATTCAGTGGCAGCGTCACTCTTTAGATGAGGCTACCTGGGAGCGCGAGGAGGAGATGAGGCGTCGTTTCCCCCAGCTATTCGAGTGA